The sequence CGGCCTCGGCAGCCAGCGTCAGATGCGTCTTGTCGAGAAAGCCCTTGAGGCTGTCGGAGTCGGCCTCGACCAGCAGCACGTCATCGCCATGTAGCACTTCGTACGTCGAAGGCATCGGCTGATAGCGGCCGCCGCGCACCAGGGCGATGACCACCACCTCCGCGTCATCACCCCCGGCGACGATCAGTTCATGCAAGGTGCGGCCGGCATATTTGCTGCCGTCCGGCACCTTCAGTTCGGTCAGGTAGGCGCTGATTTCGAACAGCTCCTGATCGGAACCCTGGTTTTCCCGGCGCGGTATCAGGCGCCAGAGAAGGCCGATGAGCAGCACGCCGGCGACGGTGATCACCAGGCCTACCGGAAGGAAGTCGAACATGCGAAACGGGGCCTCGCCGACCTCGCGCCGGTAGCCGGCGATGATGATGTTCGGCGGGGTGCCGATCAGTGTCAGGGTGCCGCCGAGCAGCGAGCCGAAGGCCAGCGGCATCAACAGATACGATGGTGAACGGCCGCTTTGGCGCGACATCCAGACGGCGACCGGCATGAACAGTGCGAGCGCACCGACGTTGTTCATGAAACCGGAACACAACGCGACGATGGCCGAGAGCAACAATACCTGGGCCCAAGGGCGGTCGCCGACCTTGGTCAGGTGGCGCGCCAGTGAATCCACCACGCCGCTGTTGAGTAGCCCGCGACTGACCACCAGTACCGCCGCCACGGTGATCACGGCCGGATGCCCGAGGCCCATGAAGGCCTTTTCCGGGGGCACGATGCCAGCCAGGGTAACGACCAGCAGGGCGCCGACGGCGACGACGTCGTAGCGCCATCGATTCCATACGAACAAACCCAGTGTCGCGGCCAGCACGGCGAATACGATCAATTGATCGCTTTGCATGATCACTCCGATGGACAGGCGCGCCGCGATCAGCCGGGAGGGCCGTGAGCGGAGCGGTGGGTGGAAGCAAAGGTTGTCGGGCAGGGCACCGCAGCGCGGCTACGGTAGCCCGATGATGGACCTCCGGGCCAGTGGCGGGTTCGCTGCCGGCGTGCGCCCGTGGTGGTGCTGAAGGCGCCTGTGGTGCCGCGCGACTCCGGATCGCTCGCGGTGCTGGCAAAAAAACGAGGCAGCGGGCATGGTTACAAGCGCCCTCAACGAACCGGCAACCGTCCATGCCACAGACTATTGTTCTGCCATGCCGCGATGGCTATCCGCTTGCGGCGCAGCTCTGGCTGCCCGCCGGCCAGGCGCGCGGCTCGGTGGTCGTCAGCAGCGCGACCGGTGTCCTGGCCCGCTACTACGCGCGGTATGCCGGTTTCCTTCGTGAGCACGGGTATGCAGTGCTGACCTACGACTACCGTGGCATCGGCGGCTCGCGGCCGGTGAGTCTGCGCGGCTTTCGCATGCGTTGGCGGGACTGGGGTGACTACGACTTCGACGCCGCCGTGCGCTGGATGCGTGCGCGTGATCCGGACGGGCTGCTAGTGGCGGTTGGGCACAGCATCGGCGGCTTCCTGCCCGGTTTTGCCGCGGCGGCTACCGAGGTCGACCGCTTTCTCAGTGTCGGCGCGCAATACGCCTACTGGCGCGATTACGCCGCCGAGCAGCGCTGGCGGATGTTTGCCAAATGGCATCTGTTCATGCCGGCGGTGACAGCGCTATACGGGTATTTCCCTGGCCGCCGGCTGGGCTGGCTGGAAGACCTGCCGGCCGGTGTCGCGCGGGAATGGGCGTTTCGACGCGCGCAGCTGGAACACAGCTATCCTGCCGACGACCGTGAGTGGATCCTGCAGCGGTTTGCCGCCGTCCGCGCGCCGATACTGGCCGTGAGCATGACCGATGACGAATACGGCACACTGCCGGCCATCGAGCGCGGACTGAGCTACTACCGCAACAGTCGCTGCGCTCACGTGCGTCTCAGCCCCGGTGAGTTGGGGCTGGAGCGTGTCGGGCACTTCGATCTGTTTCACGAGCGCCATCGCCAAGGCTTCTGGCAGGCAACTCTGGCGTGGATAGGCGAAGGCCGCAATCCATGGCCGACCGCAGCTGCTGGTTCGCCGGGGCAGACTGGCTGAGGCAGCGCTGAAGCCTATCCGGTGGCTGCCGCAGCCGAGCGCTGCTCTTCACCTACCATTTGCAGATCCGGTGCGGCTCGCCTCGAAAGCTTGCTGCCGTGCACCGGCGCCGACGGGTTTTGTTAGAGCCTGGGATTGTCGGTAGCATCGACCGCCTTATCTCTCCGAGGAGCATCATCGTGACTACAGCGCGCATCGGTTTGCTACCCGCCGTGTTGATTGCGGTTTCGGTTGCCTTCGCCGGCTGGTCGGTGGGGCAGGGCGTGGAGCGTTTTCGAATGGCCGATCGCTCGGTGACGGTCAAAGGGCTGGCAGAGCGCGACGTGCAAAGCGATTTTGCCGTCTGGACACTCGGCTTCCGTCGCGCCGGCAATGATTTCGCCAGTGTTCAGCAGAGTCTGTCCGAGGATCGCGCCCGGGTGGTCGCCTTCCTGCGCGAGCAGGGCTTCGACGATGACGAGATCGAGGTGCGCCCGCTGCAGGTGCAGGATCTGCTGGCGCGCGAATGGGCGCCGCAGGAAATTGCCCTGCGCTTCAACGGCAGCGGCCAGGTAGTCGTGAAGTCGGCGCGAGTCGAAGCGGTCGGCAAGGCTGCCAACGGTGTCGATCCGCTGATCCAGGCCGGTATCCAGCTCGATACCGAACAGAGCGGCTTCAGCGGGCCGCGCTATCAGCTGCGTGGCTTCAATGACCTCAAACCGGCCTTGCTGGAAGACGCCACCCGCAATGCCCGTGAGCAAGCGGCGAAGTTCGCCGAAGACGCGGGCGCCCGTCTGGGTGAGCTGAAGACTGCTAATCAGGGCGTGATTCGGGTGCTCGACGATGACGGCAGCGACATGGACACCGGCCGCACGCCGGGCAAGCGCCTACGCGTGGTCAGCACCTTCGAGTTCGCCCTTCAGTAGGCGCCGCAGGGCAGCGATCCGCCTGAAAATCGGGGCGGGTCGCGCTGCGAGAAAGATGCGTTGACCTACCTTGACCCTCACGTTGCGTGAGGCCCGACCATCTCTCCCGCACGGAACAGGAGCGCATCGCGATGCAGTTGAGAGTAGGTGAATTGGCCCGGCGTTGTGGTTTGACCGTCAGGACACTGCACCACTACGACGGCATCGGATTGCTGCGTCCGTCCGCGCGCTCCGACGCTGGCTATCGGCTGTACGACCGCGACGATGTCGCACGGCTACAGCAGATCCAGGCGCTGCGTAGCCTGGGGGTTTCGTTGGCTGACGTCGGGGCGATTCTCGACCGGCCTGAATCGTCGGTTGCCACCGTGATCGAGCAGCAGCTGAGCCTGCTCGACCAGCAGATCGCGCGGCAGGTTCGCCTGCGCGACCGCCTGGCGCATCTGCACCGGCAGTGCGTCGCAGGGCAGCAGCCGGCGCTGGCCGACTGGCTGGAGACATTGGAGTTGATGGGCATGTACGAACGTTATTTTTCACAAGATGAACTGCGTCAGTTGCCGTTCTACAACCGCAACGCAGCAAGCGATGCGCGTTGGGCCGAGTTGGCCGAGGAGGGCGCGCGGCTGCTGCACGAGGAAGTCAGCCCGCAGGACGAACGGGCCCAGGCGCTGGCGCTGCGCTGGATGCAGCAACTGGAGCAGGACACCGCAGCCGACCCCGCACTGCTGGCCAAGCTCGACGCCATGCATCTGGGCGAGCCCGCGCTGCAACAGCAGACGGGCATCACCCGCGAGGTCAGCGACTATGTGCTACGCGCCTTCGCCGAGACCAAGCTGGCGGTGTACCGGCGCTACCTCGACCCGGACGCCATGCGCTTCATGCGCCGGCATTATCTGGAGAGCATGCGTCAGTGGCCGGGATTGATCGCTGAGTTGCGTCAGGCGCGGCGCGATGGCCTGGCGGCGGATGCCGAGCCGGTGCAGCAGCTCGCCCGCCGCTGGCTGGCGCTGTTTCGCGCCTATGCCGGCGACGACCCGCAGACGCAGCAGAAGATCCGCGAGGCCAACCAGCGCGAGCCCAGCCTGATGCAAGGCACCTGGGTTGACGAAGACCTGCTGCACTATCTCGGCCAGGCCGTCGCCGCACTGCAAGCCTGATCGCCGTCAGGCACGGCCTGTGAGCGGGCTGCGACGGCTAACCGCGAGCGGCAGGTTCGCTCGCGGTGGCGGTTGCGCGGGATCCGCCGATCAATCGCAGGCCGTCGCCACGGGGCCGGGGGCCTCGGTCTGGTGACGTGCTGTCCAGGCCCACCAGAACACCAGCAGGCCAACGGCTCCCGTCGCTGCGCCGATGTAGCCGGTCGACGTCCAGCCCAGGCCCGCACTGATCGCCAGGCCCCCGAGCCAGGGGCCGAGCGCGTTGGCGACGTTGAATGCCGAATGGTTGGAGGCGGCCGCCAGCGTCTGTGCATCGGCGGCGACATCCATCAGGTGCGTCTGCAAGGCCGGCGACAGCGAGACCATGGTGCCGACGGCAAAGGCGGCCGGCAGGATGGTCCACAGCGAATGCGCGGCAAACGGGAACACCAGCAGCACGCAAATGCTCCACAGCAGCAACCAGGCGATGGCCTTGAAGCGCAGTTTGTCGAACAGCCAGCCGCCAAACAGGTTGCCGACAATGCCACCGAGGCCGAACGCCGCCAGCCCCACCGGAATCCAGCCTTCACCGACGCCGGTGACCTCCAGTAGCGTCGGTGCCAGGTAGCTGAACACGCAGAACATGCCGGCAAAGCCGATCGAGCTGATGGCCAGTGCCAGCCACACCGGCTTGCGATTGAAATCGCGCAGTTCGCGCATGGGGTTGTTGCGTGGCTCGTCGCGATCGAGCGGCAGGAAGATCGCCACCAGCAGGACCGTCAGCAGTGCGATCAGGCCGACCAGACCGAACGCCCAGCGCCAGCTCAGCCACTGCCCCAGCCAGGTCGCGATGGGATTGCCGATCAGCATGGCGATGGTCAGTCCGGCCAGCACCCGGCTGACCGCCTTGGCGCGTTGGCCCGCCGGAACCATCGAAGCGGCCACTAGCATGGCGACGCCGAAGTACGCGCCGTGAGGCAGGCCGGCGATGAAGCGAAACACCATCAACGAGTGATAATCCGGCGCCACCGCGCTGGCGAAGTTGCCTAGGGCGAAAAAGCTCATGAGCAACAGCAGCAGGTGGCGGCGAAACAGGCGCGAACCGAGGATCGCCAGCAACGGGGCGCCAACCACCACGCCCAACGCGTAGGTGCTGATGACGTGGCCGACCTGCGGCTCGCTGATGCCCAGCCCCTGAGCGACGTTGGGCATCAGGCCCATGATGGCGAACTCGCCGGTGCCAATGGCGAAGCCGCCCATGGCCAGCGCCAGTTCGATCAGGAGGATGGCACGGGTCGACAACGTCGGCTGGCCTGTACTGGCGTGGGTCATGAAT comes from Stutzerimonas stutzeri and encodes:
- a CDS encoding SIMPL domain-containing protein is translated as MTTARIGLLPAVLIAVSVAFAGWSVGQGVERFRMADRSVTVKGLAERDVQSDFAVWTLGFRRAGNDFASVQQSLSEDRARVVAFLREQGFDDDEIEVRPLQVQDLLAREWAPQEIALRFNGSGQVVVKSARVEAVGKAANGVDPLIQAGIQLDTEQSGFSGPRYQLRGFNDLKPALLEDATRNAREQAAKFAEDAGARLGELKTANQGVIRVLDDDGSDMDTGRTPGKRLRVVSTFEFALQ
- a CDS encoding MFS transporter is translated as MTHASTGQPTLSTRAILLIELALAMGGFAIGTGEFAIMGLMPNVAQGLGISEPQVGHVISTYALGVVVGAPLLAILGSRLFRRHLLLLLMSFFALGNFASAVAPDYHSLMVFRFIAGLPHGAYFGVAMLVAASMVPAGQRAKAVSRVLAGLTIAMLIGNPIATWLGQWLSWRWAFGLVGLIALLTVLLVAIFLPLDRDEPRNNPMRELRDFNRKPVWLALAISSIGFAGMFCVFSYLAPTLLEVTGVGEGWIPVGLAAFGLGGIVGNLFGGWLFDKLRFKAIAWLLLWSICVLLVFPFAAHSLWTILPAAFAVGTMVSLSPALQTHLMDVAADAQTLAAASNHSAFNVANALGPWLGGLAISAGLGWTSTGYIGAATGAVGLLVFWWAWTARHQTEAPGPVATACD
- a CDS encoding MerR family transcriptional regulator, producing the protein MQLRVGELARRCGLTVRTLHHYDGIGLLRPSARSDAGYRLYDRDDVARLQQIQALRSLGVSLADVGAILDRPESSVATVIEQQLSLLDQQIARQVRLRDRLAHLHRQCVAGQQPALADWLETLELMGMYERYFSQDELRQLPFYNRNAASDARWAELAEEGARLLHEEVSPQDERAQALALRWMQQLEQDTAADPALLAKLDAMHLGEPALQQQTGITREVSDYVLRAFAETKLAVYRRYLDPDAMRFMRRHYLESMRQWPGLIAELRQARRDGLAADAEPVQQLARRWLALFRAYAGDDPQTQQKIREANQREPSLMQGTWVDEDLLHYLGQAVAALQA
- a CDS encoding alpha/beta fold hydrolase, coding for MPQTIVLPCRDGYPLAAQLWLPAGQARGSVVVSSATGVLARYYARYAGFLREHGYAVLTYDYRGIGGSRPVSLRGFRMRWRDWGDYDFDAAVRWMRARDPDGLLVAVGHSIGGFLPGFAAAATEVDRFLSVGAQYAYWRDYAAEQRWRMFAKWHLFMPAVTALYGYFPGRRLGWLEDLPAGVAREWAFRRAQLEHSYPADDREWILQRFAAVRAPILAVSMTDDEYGTLPAIERGLSYYRNSRCAHVRLSPGELGLERVGHFDLFHERHRQGFWQATLAWIGEGRNPWPTAAAGSPGQTG